One window of Candidatus Nitrospira kreftii genomic DNA carries:
- a CDS encoding Xylose reductase, protein MPLSTYNNVSIPSFMYGTAWKKEATTGLVLQAVEAGFTAIDTANQLVHYDEVRVGEALLQLATQGITRDTLFLQTKFTPINGQDHRLPYDANASITSQVQQSFTSSLSHLHTDYLDSYVLHGPYSRRGLVADDWEVWAAIESLYDAGKTKMIGVSNITADQLTLLCTKAKHKPMVVQNRCYAAFGWDKEVREICRTNLIIYQGFSLLTANREVFADSAIRTMAAKHQTGPAQIVFRFSQQIGMLPLTGTTNSKHMTEDLQCERFTLSPDELTVIETIGQ, encoded by the coding sequence ATGCCATTGAGTACATATAATAACGTCTCCATTCCCTCTTTCATGTACGGCACGGCCTGGAAGAAAGAGGCCACCACCGGACTGGTACTGCAGGCTGTGGAAGCCGGATTCACCGCCATCGATACCGCGAATCAACTTGTGCATTACGACGAGGTAAGGGTGGGGGAGGCGCTCCTTCAATTAGCAACGCAGGGTATCACCCGCGACACGCTGTTTCTGCAAACGAAGTTCACCCCAATCAACGGCCAGGACCATCGGCTGCCTTACGATGCGAACGCAAGCATTACCTCCCAAGTACAGCAGTCCTTTACCAGTTCCTTATCCCACCTCCATACGGACTATCTGGACTCGTATGTGCTGCATGGCCCCTATTCACGACGGGGCTTAGTGGCTGATGATTGGGAAGTCTGGGCAGCGATCGAATCTCTCTATGATGCCGGCAAGACAAAGATGATCGGCGTCAGTAACATCACGGCCGATCAACTGACCTTGCTCTGTACGAAGGCCAAGCACAAGCCGATGGTGGTGCAGAACCGTTGCTATGCGGCGTTTGGCTGGGATAAGGAAGTACGTGAAATTTGCCGGACTAACCTGATAATTTACCAGGGATTCTCACTCCTGACCGCAAATCGTGAAGTCTTTGCCGACTCCGCCATTCGCACCATGGCGGCCAAGCATCAGACGGGTCCCGCCCAAATCGTGTTTCGCTTTTCGCAGCAGATCGGCATGCTGCCGTTGACGGGAACGACGAATTCCAAACACATGACAGAAGATCTCCAATGCGAGCGATTTACGCTCTCGCCAGATGAGCTGACCGTGATCGAGACCATCGGGCAATAG
- a CDS encoding DNA-3-methyladenine glycosylase, whose product MPLNKTPTTRCPWAGDKLHMIHYHDQEWGRPVHHDRRLFEMLLLEGAQAGLTWDTILKRRENYRKAFAGFDPAKVAKFTAVKKKQLLGNPGIIRNRLKIDAAVTNAQAFLTVQKEFGSFDRYVWQFVDGKPKLNRRRTMADVPVTSQGSEALSKDLKKRGFRFVGSTIVYAFMQAVGMVDDHLNSCFAKTRAPVR is encoded by the coding sequence ATGCCTCTTAATAAGACACCAACCACGCGATGTCCATGGGCCGGCGACAAGCTACATATGATTCACTACCACGACCAGGAGTGGGGGAGGCCGGTGCATCACGATCGCCGGCTCTTTGAAATGCTGCTGCTTGAAGGAGCGCAGGCCGGTCTGACTTGGGACACAATCTTAAAGCGCCGAGAGAACTATCGAAAGGCCTTTGCTGGGTTTGATCCTGCCAAAGTCGCCAAATTTACAGCCGTCAAAAAGAAGCAGTTGTTGGGCAATCCTGGCATCATCCGAAATCGATTGAAGATTGATGCGGCGGTGACAAATGCCCAAGCCTTTCTGACTGTACAGAAAGAATTCGGGTCCTTCGATCGATATGTCTGGCAGTTTGTCGATGGGAAACCAAAGCTGAATCGCCGGCGAACGATGGCGGATGTACCGGTCACGAGCCAGGGGAGCGAGGCGCTTTCCAAAGATCTCAAGAAACGAGGGTTCCGATTCGTAGGCAGCACAATCGTGTACGCCTTCATGCAGGCGGTGGGCATGGTAGACGACCATCTCAACAGCTGTTTTGCCAAGACGCGAGCGCCCGTCAGGTAA
- a CDS encoding Na(+)-translocating NADH-quinone reductase subunit D, with amino-acid sequence MSYEHRKILIDPIVDNNPVILQVLGICSALAVTSKLSTTITMCIALTVVTALSNAAISVIRNHIPSSIRIIVQMTIISSLVIVTDQFIKAYAFTISKELSVFVGLIITNCIVMGRAEAYAMKHPPLPSFLDGLGNGLGYSALLLVVGTIRELLGSGSLFGYQILLLERDGGWYVPNGLLLLPPSAFFLIGMIIWVVRSWKPAQVEQPEYRIYHAPRPEVAS; translated from the coding sequence ATGTCGTACGAACACCGAAAAATTCTTATCGACCCGATCGTCGACAATAACCCGGTCATCCTGCAGGTCCTGGGGATTTGCTCGGCATTGGCCGTGACGTCGAAGCTCTCGACCACGATCACGATGTGTATCGCGCTGACCGTCGTCACCGCCCTTTCCAATGCCGCCATCAGTGTGATCCGCAACCATATCCCAAGCAGCATTCGCATCATCGTACAGATGACCATTATTTCGTCGCTGGTCATCGTCACCGATCAGTTCATCAAAGCCTATGCGTTCACCATCAGCAAGGAACTGTCGGTCTTCGTCGGGTTGATTATCACCAATTGTATCGTGATGGGACGCGCCGAAGCCTATGCGATGAAACATCCCCCGCTCCCGAGCTTCCTCGATGGACTCGGCAACGGCCTCGGCTACAGCGCACTGTTACTGGTCGTCGGAACCATACGCGAGCTCTTGGGATCAGGTTCCCTGTTCGGATACCAAATCCTCCTTCTTGAACGGGACGGCGGGTGGTATGTGCCGAACGGCTTGTTACTCTTGCCCCCAAGTGCCTTTTTCCTGATCGGCATGATCATTTGGGTGGTGCGCTCCTGGAAACCGGCACAAGTCGAGCAACCTGAATACCGGATCTATCACGCGCCCCGTCCCGAGGTGGCCTCATGA
- a CDS encoding hypothetical protein (conserved protein of unknown function), whose amino-acid sequence MKISVKRIYEPMAKSDGFRVLIDRVWPRGLSKSDAKLDLWLPDFGPSTTLRKWFNHDPARWTEFCRRYRDELKEKEALLATIKKQVTTRPVTLLYSAKDKRHNQAVALRSFLLTRTALRKPITRVQKKALTIASKRK is encoded by the coding sequence ATGAAGATTTCGGTCAAGCGTATCTATGAACCGATGGCCAAGTCCGATGGTTTCCGGGTTCTGATTGATCGAGTGTGGCCACGTGGACTTTCTAAGTCTGATGCCAAGCTCGATCTCTGGTTGCCCGATTTCGGCCCATCGACCACCCTCCGGAAATGGTTCAACCACGATCCGGCACGGTGGACAGAATTTTGCCGTCGATATCGTGATGAGCTGAAGGAGAAGGAGGCACTTCTTGCAACGATCAAAAAACAGGTCACGACCCGCCCCGTCACGCTCCTGTATTCCGCCAAGGATAAACGGCACAATCAAGCCGTCGCACTCAGAAGCTTTCTACTGACACGAACGGCCTTACGCAAACCCATCACAAGAGTGCAGAAGAAAGCGCTCACGATTGCGAGCAAAAGAAAATGA
- a CDS encoding hypothetical protein (conserved protein of unknown function), with product MKPVVQLERTGCGIAAVAAIAGVSYQRAQRTANRLGIFAEDRRLWSEAVYIRRLLQNYRLCPAPREETFLSWGSLPDLALLAIKWHREQGRPCWHWVVFVRDSEGERVLDSKRSLTRHVRTDFGRMRPKWYITVARM from the coding sequence ATGAAACCGGTTGTTCAATTGGAACGCACCGGTTGCGGCATCGCTGCTGTGGCCGCCATAGCAGGCGTGTCCTACCAACGAGCCCAACGGACCGCAAATAGGCTTGGTATCTTCGCCGAGGATCGACGATTGTGGTCTGAGGCGGTTTACATACGCCGCCTTCTTCAGAACTATCGACTATGCCCAGCCCCGAGAGAGGAGACCTTTCTTTCCTGGGGCAGTCTACCCGATCTGGCCTTGCTTGCCATCAAGTGGCATCGTGAACAGGGTCGGCCATGCTGGCACTGGGTGGTATTCGTACGAGATTCGGAAGGAGAACGAGTCCTTGATTCAAAGAGATCGCTCACCCGTCATGTGAGGACGGATTTCGGAAGAATGAGGCCGAAGTGGTACATAACGGTGGCAAGAATGTGA
- a CDS encoding Na(+)-translocating NADH-quinone reductase subunit A has protein sequence MHIRITQGLDLPISGKPEQRVHAAKPVRHVGVLGVDHIDLKPAMLVAEGDKVKLGQALFEHKKLPGVYITAPGAGTVRAIHRGAQRLLQSVTIRLDDSEEEKTFASYPVDQLAGLTETQVVDNLLASGLWTALRTRPYSKIADPTTRPAAIFVTAMDSNPLAANPIAIITAEADSFTHGLTVLSRLGTMPLWVCKSPGAELPLPQGIGHIRQASFEGPHPAGLPGTHIHFLEPVDVNKVVWHLNYQEVIAIGKLFTSGRLSTRRIVALGGPQVKQPRLLQTRLGACIEELIEGELQAGENRVISGSILSGRHAAGWSSYLGRHHVQVCVIQEGTERTFMGWFTPGRRTFSQSNVMLSSLFRHRREEFGLTTGLNGSLRAMVPFGNFEDIMPLDILPTPLLRYLMVGDTDMAQQLGCMELDEEDLALCSFVCVGKNDYGPVLRSVLSQIEREG, from the coding sequence ATGCATATCAGAATCACACAAGGGTTGGATCTTCCGATCAGCGGGAAACCGGAGCAGCGTGTCCATGCCGCCAAACCGGTCCGCCACGTCGGCGTGCTCGGCGTGGATCATATCGATCTCAAACCAGCCATGCTGGTTGCCGAAGGGGACAAGGTGAAACTCGGCCAAGCGCTGTTTGAGCACAAGAAGTTACCCGGCGTGTACATTACGGCCCCGGGTGCCGGCACGGTACGTGCCATCCATCGTGGAGCACAACGCCTGCTCCAGTCAGTCACCATCAGGCTTGACGACAGCGAAGAGGAGAAGACATTTGCATCCTACCCAGTCGACCAACTGGCCGGCTTGACGGAAACCCAGGTTGTGGACAATCTTTTGGCATCGGGTCTATGGACTGCCTTACGCACGCGTCCCTACAGCAAGATCGCCGACCCGACCACTCGTCCGGCCGCCATCTTCGTGACGGCGATGGACAGCAACCCGCTGGCCGCCAATCCTATTGCCATTATTACCGCCGAGGCTGATTCGTTCACCCATGGCCTGACGGTGCTTTCGCGTCTTGGCACGATGCCGCTGTGGGTGTGCAAGTCGCCCGGAGCTGAATTGCCGTTGCCACAAGGCATAGGCCACATACGCCAGGCGAGTTTTGAAGGCCCCCACCCAGCCGGTTTGCCGGGAACGCACATTCATTTTCTCGAACCGGTCGACGTCAACAAGGTGGTTTGGCACCTCAACTACCAAGAGGTGATTGCGATCGGCAAGCTGTTCACCAGCGGCCGCTTATCGACCAGACGCATCGTCGCGCTCGGTGGGCCCCAAGTCAAACAACCTCGCCTGTTGCAGACCAGGCTCGGTGCCTGTATCGAGGAGTTGATCGAAGGTGAGCTTCAGGCCGGTGAGAACCGCGTCATCTCCGGCTCGATCTTGTCTGGGCGTCACGCAGCCGGCTGGTCGTCCTATCTGGGGCGCCATCATGTACAGGTCTGTGTGATTCAGGAAGGGACGGAACGAACGTTCATGGGCTGGTTCACGCCTGGGAGGAGAACATTCTCCCAGAGCAACGTCATGCTGTCGAGCCTCTTCCGTCACCGCCGAGAGGAGTTTGGGTTGACCACGGGGCTGAACGGCAGTCTGCGTGCTATGGTCCCCTTTGGCAACTTCGAGGATATCATGCCCTTGGACATCCTTCCGACGCCATTGCTGCGCTACCTTATGGTAGGCGACACCGACATGGCACAACAACTGGGCTGCATGGAACTGGATGAGGAAGACCTCGCTTTGTGTTCCTTCGTCTGTGTGGGCAAGAACGACTACGGCCCGGTGCTGCGGAGCGTGCTGAGCCAGATTGAGAGAGAAGGCTGA
- a CDS encoding RNA polymerase sigma factor SigZ, which produces MTKTTEELWQLMHDGLRAFIAKRVNDHVDDILQDVFVRVHRQMDSVNDPRRIVSWIYQVTRNAIIDHYRNPGKQREIPAGLSSELEVFNEVSKNSEAARQAEGGESRSELSSCIRPMIERLSQDYRDAITLVEIEGLTQQAAAEQMGLSLSGMKSRVQRGRRQLKQMLEDCCLIELDRRGGVADYRPRGKVRTLCAQEESCNQVNKA; this is translated from the coding sequence ATGACAAAGACGACGGAAGAACTCTGGCAACTGATGCATGACGGCCTTCGTGCCTTCATTGCTAAGCGGGTGAACGATCATGTTGATGACATTCTGCAGGACGTCTTTGTCCGTGTTCATCGGCAGATGGATTCGGTGAACGATCCCCGACGAATCGTCTCCTGGATCTATCAGGTCACGCGGAATGCGATCATCGATCATTACCGAAATCCTGGGAAACAACGGGAGATCCCTGCGGGACTGAGTTCGGAACTTGAAGTCTTTAATGAAGTATCAAAGAACTCAGAGGCTGCTCGTCAAGCCGAGGGTGGAGAGTCTCGATCGGAACTTTCCAGTTGCATTCGTCCCATGATCGAGCGGCTCTCGCAGGATTATCGAGATGCGATCACCCTCGTGGAAATCGAGGGACTGACGCAGCAGGCTGCAGCCGAACAGATGGGCCTTTCTCTTTCAGGGATGAAATCTCGTGTGCAACGTGGGCGAAGACAACTGAAACAGATGCTCGAGGACTGCTGCTTGATTGAGTTGGACCGGAGGGGTGGAGTCGCCGACTATCGTCCACGTGGTAAGGTAAGAACTCTCTGTGCCCAAGAGGAGAGCTGCAATCAGGTGAATAAAGCATAA
- a CDS encoding Na(+)-translocating NADH-quinone reductase subunit E, which produces MIDLVNLFIKAVFVENLALTFFLGMCTFLAVSKKIGTALGLGIAVVVVQSLTLPINNLIYRFLIRDGALAWAGLSDMNLNFLGLISYISVIAAVVQVLEMFLDRHVPSLYNALGIFLPLITVNCAILGGSLFMVERDYNFSESVTYGVGSGVGWALAIVAMAGVREKLKYSDIPAGLQGLGVAFITAGLMALGFMAFSGIQL; this is translated from the coding sequence ATGATCGACCTGGTCAATCTGTTTATCAAAGCGGTGTTCGTCGAAAATCTTGCGCTGACGTTTTTTCTCGGCATGTGCACGTTTCTTGCCGTCTCGAAAAAAATCGGCACGGCGCTCGGACTCGGCATCGCGGTGGTCGTCGTCCAAAGTCTGACCCTCCCGATCAATAATCTGATCTATCGGTTTCTGATCCGTGACGGCGCGCTGGCATGGGCCGGCCTCTCTGACATGAATCTGAATTTCCTTGGGCTCATCAGCTACATCAGCGTCATCGCGGCGGTCGTCCAGGTCCTCGAAATGTTTCTCGACCGGCACGTCCCGTCACTGTACAACGCACTGGGGATCTTCTTGCCGCTTATTACCGTGAACTGCGCCATTCTTGGAGGCAGTCTGTTCATGGTCGAACGTGACTATAACTTTAGCGAGAGCGTCACCTATGGCGTAGGGTCTGGTGTCGGGTGGGCGCTTGCGATTGTGGCGATGGCAGGGGTGCGTGAGAAGCTCAAGTATTCCGACATCCCCGCTGGGTTGCAGGGACTGGGGGTCGCATTCATCACCGCGGGGTTGATGGCACTCGGGTTCATGGCCTTTTCAGGAATTCAACTCTAA
- a CDS encoding Na(+)-translocating NADH-quinone reductase subunit B yields the protein MAGMKRYLDRLRPLFAKGGRFEKYYPVFEMVDVFLYSSPDTTHNAPHVRDGIDLKRLMMYVVVALIPCILWSWFNTGYQANLALATIGGAKTGWRYELLSALHIGFDAGSILANTVHGFLYFLPIYLTTLIVGGIWETVFATVRQKEINEGFLVTSMLFTLTLPPNMPLWMVAIGISFGVVLGKEIFGGTGKNFLNPALTARAFLFFAYPAEMSGDRVWVAVDGYSGATALSLGKVGGVEEIIRGGTTWWNAFIGLMPGSMGETSTLACLLGAAFLIYTRVGSWRIIAGVFLGMVGASLLFNLVGSDTNPMVAMPWYWHLVLGGFAFGMVFMATDPVSAAMTSAGRWVFGILIGAMTVLIRVANPAFPEGVMLTILFANVFAPLIDYAVVQLNIRRRLRRHVRV from the coding sequence ATGGCAGGCATGAAACGCTATCTTGATCGTCTCAGGCCCCTGTTTGCCAAGGGCGGCCGGTTCGAAAAGTACTACCCCGTTTTCGAGATGGTCGATGTGTTCCTGTATTCCTCTCCAGACACTACGCACAACGCGCCGCATGTGCGGGATGGCATCGATCTGAAACGATTGATGATGTATGTGGTAGTGGCGCTGATTCCCTGCATCCTGTGGAGCTGGTTCAATACCGGCTATCAGGCCAATCTGGCACTCGCAACGATAGGCGGGGCCAAAACCGGCTGGCGGTACGAACTATTGTCGGCGCTCCATATCGGATTTGATGCCGGCAGTATCCTGGCCAATACGGTTCATGGCTTCTTGTATTTTCTGCCGATCTATCTGACGACCTTAATCGTCGGCGGTATATGGGAAACAGTCTTTGCCACGGTGCGTCAGAAAGAGATCAACGAGGGCTTTCTGGTCACCTCCATGCTCTTCACGTTGACGCTGCCACCCAATATGCCTCTCTGGATGGTCGCCATCGGGATCAGCTTCGGCGTAGTACTCGGCAAAGAGATCTTCGGCGGGACCGGCAAGAATTTTCTCAATCCGGCTCTGACCGCGCGGGCATTTCTGTTTTTCGCCTATCCCGCCGAAATGTCCGGTGACCGGGTGTGGGTGGCGGTGGATGGCTACTCCGGTGCGACCGCGCTCAGCCTTGGTAAAGTGGGCGGCGTCGAGGAGATCATCCGTGGAGGCACGACCTGGTGGAATGCCTTTATCGGCCTGATGCCAGGCTCCATGGGAGAAACCTCCACCCTCGCCTGCCTGCTCGGCGCGGCGTTTCTGATCTATACTCGGGTAGGTTCCTGGCGCATTATCGCCGGGGTCTTTCTGGGGATGGTCGGGGCCTCGCTCCTATTCAATCTCGTCGGCAGCGACACTAATCCCATGGTGGCGATGCCCTGGTATTGGCACCTGGTTCTGGGCGGGTTTGCCTTTGGCATGGTCTTCATGGCCACCGACCCGGTGTCAGCCGCCATGACGAGCGCCGGGCGCTGGGTCTTTGGTATTCTGATCGGGGCCATGACCGTGCTGATCCGAGTGGCGAACCCAGCGTTTCCTGAGGGCGTGATGCTCACGATTTTGTTTGCCAATGTGTTCGCGCCCCTGATCGATTATGCGGTCGTCCAGCTGAACATCCGACGGAGGCTACGCCGCCATGTCCGCGTCTGA
- a CDS encoding hypothetical protein (conserved protein of unknown function), protein MRPHISLDVRDVFKSVAFYEKVFGVPPQKQVADYAKFDLTSPALNFSLVSSTGEVSAVDHLGIEVGTAEEIAEWKARLQREGILEKVEDNIACCFARQDKLWFTDPDGNAWEIFTVHGQLEVTGRLSQTGCCVPKKAGAHKPATCGA, encoded by the coding sequence ATGCGTCCTCATATTTCTCTTGATGTGCGTGATGTGTTCAAGTCGGTCGCATTCTATGAAAAAGTGTTCGGGGTGCCGCCACAGAAACAGGTGGCTGACTATGCCAAGTTTGACCTGACGAGCCCTGCGCTAAACTTTTCGCTGGTCTCCTCTACCGGGGAAGTAAGTGCCGTGGATCACTTGGGGATCGAGGTTGGGACGGCCGAGGAGATCGCTGAATGGAAGGCGCGGTTGCAACGGGAAGGAATTCTTGAGAAGGTCGAAGATAATATCGCCTGCTGCTTTGCCCGACAGGATAAGCTTTGGTTTACCGACCCAGACGGGAACGCCTGGGAGATCTTTACCGTCCATGGGCAGTTGGAAGTTACTGGACGACTCAGCCAAACAGGCTGCTGTGTGCCGAAGAAGGCCGGTGCTCATAAGCCGGCCACTTGCGGTGCTTGA
- a CDS encoding Na(+)-translocating NADH-quinone reductase subunit C: MSASEPDSAVSAAPVESASRTLLVTFVVCLVCSVVVAGAAVLLRPIQESNQKADLIGNVIAVSGLLEEGLTEEQALKRIDARMVELATGDEVKGVDPDTFNIVKAGKDPAISTELPRREDVAGIRREPRYLPVYRIVDDNGDLKKLILPVYGYGLWSTMYGFLALEKDLRTVQGLRFYQHAETPGLGGEIDNPKWRAQWTGKVLFDEKWKVQVEVTKVAVDSSTPDAQHQVDALAGATITSRGVENLLKFWLSDKGYGPYLSRLRHERS; this comes from the coding sequence ATGTCCGCGTCTGAACCCGATTCCGCCGTATCCGCGGCGCCAGTCGAAAGTGCAAGCCGGACGCTGCTGGTGACGTTTGTCGTCTGTCTGGTCTGCTCGGTGGTGGTCGCCGGCGCGGCGGTGCTCCTTCGACCGATTCAGGAATCGAATCAGAAGGCTGATCTCATAGGGAATGTGATTGCGGTCTCCGGCCTCCTCGAGGAGGGGCTGACGGAAGAACAAGCGCTCAAACGGATTGATGCGCGCATGGTCGAACTGGCGACCGGTGATGAGGTGAAGGGAGTCGATCCTGATACCTTTAATATCGTCAAGGCCGGAAAAGATCCTGCGATCTCCACCGAGCTTCCCCGCCGGGAGGATGTCGCAGGGATCAGGCGTGAACCGCGCTATTTGCCGGTCTATCGGATTGTCGACGACAACGGAGACTTAAAAAAACTGATTCTGCCGGTGTACGGCTACGGGCTCTGGTCCACCATGTACGGGTTTCTTGCGCTGGAGAAGGATCTGCGAACGGTTCAGGGCCTCCGATTCTATCAGCATGCCGAGACCCCTGGGCTGGGAGGAGAGATCGACAATCCCAAGTGGCGGGCACAATGGACGGGCAAAGTCCTCTTCGACGAGAAATGGAAGGTTCAGGTTGAAGTAACGAAGGTTGCGGTTGACAGTTCCACCCCCGACGCTCAACACCAGGTCGACGCACTCGCCGGCGCCACCATCACCTCGCGAGGCGTGGAGAATTTGCTGAAATTCTGGCTGAGTGACAAAGGGTACGGGCCGTATCTATCCCGTTTGCGTCATGAAAGGAGCTAA
- a CDS encoding hypothetical protein (conserved protein of unknown function) produces MDDTGWMIGMGIGGVALWLVILQRYRRWKAGKLADKMLEDVIKSKDAFRR; encoded by the coding sequence ATGGACGATACGGGTTGGATGATTGGCATGGGAATCGGTGGGGTCGCGCTTTGGTTGGTGATTCTCCAACGGTATCGTCGCTGGAAGGCCGGAAAACTAGCCGACAAGATGTTGGAGGACGTGATCAAAAGCAAGGACGCCTTTCGGCGATAA
- a CDS encoding Myeloperoxidase, thyroid peroxidase, cyclooxygenase catalytic domain, which produces MRIRAKCCVVLGIVGLLSSNVEDVLAAEDLGKRNNLRVTKPTRPHNPDDSFSRMFPGLFPYAPATNEAREQAHKVGGVVDAADNLTDPIQSITNPGVFSPNNPDNPKMTAGMTFFGQFLDHDMTLALKAPLTEPTDPRRTTNFRSAELDLDSLYGEGPDKSPELYDTSSGAIKFRVEVLPGSKEVSRKGAERFDLPRDGNNNAIIGDSRNDENIIISQFHLAMLMFHNAVTDQVRKDPAFANRSAKEVFAEAQRQVRWHYQWIILNEFLPLTIGQGRVNEILRRGPRFYNITDRSRDKEFRSRNQDPLIPVEFAVAAYRFGHSQVRPSYRINFGPTGGQPVFMFIFDDTTENASATDPTDMRGGKRAARRFVDWQTFFDFGDGNVRNNKKIDTKLSSPLMFLPGQKGPAAGLPTDGPQSLASRNLMRHVNFGIPSGQAIARVMGVRVLTPEQLSDMTPYGMEKNTPLWYYILKEAEVLEQGERLGPVGGGIVGEVFIGLLKSDKDSYLSANRNWKPTLPSAKRGDFEITDLLKFAGVVPPLQ; this is translated from the coding sequence ATGCGTATTCGAGCGAAGTGTTGTGTCGTGCTTGGCATTGTTGGGCTATTGTCCAGCAATGTTGAGGACGTACTTGCCGCTGAGGATTTAGGGAAAAGAAACAACTTACGCGTGACAAAACCTACCCGTCCACACAATCCCGACGATTCGTTTAGCCGAATGTTCCCAGGTCTATTCCCCTACGCGCCGGCCACGAATGAAGCCAGAGAACAGGCTCACAAGGTTGGTGGGGTGGTTGATGCGGCGGACAACCTGACCGATCCAATTCAGTCGATCACGAACCCCGGAGTTTTCAGTCCGAACAATCCTGACAATCCGAAAATGACGGCGGGGATGACTTTCTTCGGGCAGTTCCTCGATCATGATATGACTCTCGCGTTGAAAGCTCCGCTCACTGAACCGACTGATCCCAGGCGAACCACTAATTTTCGGTCCGCGGAGTTGGACCTCGATAGCCTGTACGGTGAAGGCCCTGACAAATCACCGGAACTTTACGATACCAGTTCCGGTGCTATCAAATTCCGCGTTGAAGTCCTTCCCGGTTCGAAAGAGGTTTCCAGAAAAGGCGCGGAGCGCTTCGATCTTCCGCGCGATGGGAACAACAACGCGATCATCGGAGATAGCCGGAATGATGAAAATATCATCATCAGTCAATTCCATCTGGCGATGCTGATGTTTCACAATGCGGTGACCGATCAGGTGCGTAAGGATCCGGCATTTGCCAACCGTTCAGCCAAGGAGGTCTTCGCTGAGGCGCAGCGTCAGGTGCGCTGGCACTACCAATGGATCATCCTCAATGAATTCTTGCCGCTCACGATCGGGCAAGGTCGGGTAAATGAGATCCTACGCAGAGGTCCACGATTTTATAATATAACCGACCGTTCACGGGACAAGGAATTCCGCTCGCGCAACCAGGACCCGTTGATCCCAGTGGAATTCGCCGTAGCCGCTTACCGGTTCGGCCATTCCCAAGTCCGGCCGAGTTATCGAATAAATTTCGGACCGACTGGAGGGCAGCCGGTCTTCATGTTCATTTTCGACGATACAACCGAAAACGCTAGCGCTACTGATCCCACCGACATGCGAGGCGGCAAGAGGGCGGCTCGTCGATTCGTCGATTGGCAGACCTTCTTCGATTTCGGGGACGGCAACGTGCGCAACAACAAGAAGATCGACACTAAACTCTCAAGCCCCCTGATGTTTCTTCCGGGACAAAAAGGGCCAGCTGCGGGGCTCCCAACGGATGGACCACAGTCTCTGGCCTCTCGAAATCTCATGCGCCACGTGAACTTTGGAATCCCCTCGGGGCAAGCGATCGCACGTGTCATGGGAGTCCGGGTGTTGACTCCGGAGCAATTATCGGACATGACTCCTTACGGCATGGAGAAGAATACCCCCCTCTGGTATTACATTCTGAAAGAAGCTGAGGTCCTTGAGCAAGGTGAACGGCTGGGGCCAGTCGGAGGCGGTATTGTCGGCGAAGTCTTTATTGGACTCCTGAAATCCGATAAAGACTCCTACCTCTCTGCGAATAGAAACTGGAAACCGACTTTGCCATCCGCGAAACGGGGCGACTTTGAGATCACTGATCTGCTGAAGTTTGCCGGGGTTGTTCCTCCATTGCAGTAG